In one Jeotgalibacillus haloalkalitolerans genomic region, the following are encoded:
- a CDS encoding Na+/H+ antiporter subunit A: MSLLHLAILLPFIAAVFVPFLFKGFRSIHTGWFVLLVPLALFIYFIQYMPVTSSGQTVSQTFEWIPSLGINFTAYVDGLGLLFALLITGIGSLVVLYSIYYLAKEKEALHNFYVYLLMFMGAMLGVVLSDNLIVLYMFWEFTSISSFLLIGYWYDKERSRYGAQKSMLITVFGGLSMLGGIVLLYMMGGTFSIRELIGMSGELMTEPLFLFAMILILLGAFTKSAQFPFHVWLPDAMEAPTPVSAYLHSATMVKAGIYLVARMSPVFAESGVWLWLVAGFGIFTLFWGSFNAVKQTDLKGILAFSTVSQLGLIMSLLGLGAAALHFDTLDENMYMTATIAAVFHLINHATFKGSLFMMAGIVDHETGTRDIRKLGGLVNLMPITFTIAIIGSFSMAGLPPFNGFLSKEMFLTGMISVFELDLFNLNTWGILFPVLAWIASVFTFIYSIKLVFKTFLGKPQFDKLPKKPHEAPIGMLISPLVLVALVIIFGFFPNLLANSMIKPAVESILPSLTDAGQEVYVNIYFWHGFQPELFMTLGIILTGTLMYATLAKWQGIYNRIPERFTINGVYDRGIDRSESGSFKLNEFVMTGYMRSYLIYIFAFFVAILLSTLGIRDAFAVDTSNLAEIRIYEVALALVLVAGAITILFAKSRLTSIVLLGVVGYSVALFFVFFRAPDLALTQLVIETVSVALFLLCFYHLPEISRKEERMKFKFGNAVISVLVGVTVTLIAIASFSNHQAFESISQYHIDNVYDLAAGGNMVNVILVDFRGFDTLFEICVLGIAALGIYAMVNFRGARGQKR; the protein is encoded by the coding sequence TTGTCGCTGCTTCACTTAGCCATCTTACTGCCATTTATTGCGGCGGTATTTGTCCCTTTCCTGTTTAAGGGATTCCGTTCTATTCATACGGGATGGTTCGTCTTGCTCGTTCCGCTGGCACTGTTTATTTATTTTATCCAGTACATGCCGGTAACAAGCAGCGGACAAACAGTTTCACAAACATTTGAATGGATTCCGTCACTGGGCATTAATTTCACTGCTTATGTTGATGGACTCGGGCTATTATTTGCCCTTCTGATTACAGGTATTGGATCACTTGTTGTGCTTTATTCGATCTATTACCTGGCAAAAGAAAAGGAAGCACTTCATAACTTTTATGTTTACTTACTCATGTTTATGGGTGCGATGCTTGGGGTCGTTCTTTCAGACAACCTGATTGTGCTCTATATGTTCTGGGAGTTTACATCCATTTCATCATTCCTTTTAATTGGTTACTGGTACGATAAAGAACGCTCACGCTACGGTGCACAGAAATCAATGCTGATCACCGTGTTTGGCGGTCTGTCTATGCTCGGTGGTATCGTACTGCTTTATATGATGGGCGGCACGTTCAGTATTCGTGAACTGATCGGCATGTCAGGAGAATTAATGACAGAGCCGTTATTCCTGTTTGCGATGATTTTGATCTTACTCGGTGCATTCACTAAATCTGCACAGTTTCCTTTCCACGTCTGGCTTCCGGATGCGATGGAAGCACCGACACCGGTATCTGCTTACCTTCACTCAGCAACAATGGTTAAAGCGGGGATCTACCTGGTTGCCCGTATGAGTCCTGTATTTGCTGAATCCGGCGTATGGTTATGGCTGGTTGCAGGCTTTGGTATCTTCACATTGTTCTGGGGATCCTTTAATGCAGTAAAACAGACTGACCTGAAGGGAATACTCGCCTTTTCAACAGTCAGTCAGCTCGGTCTGATCATGTCATTACTTGGACTTGGTGCAGCTGCACTGCATTTTGACACACTTGATGAAAATATGTATATGACAGCAACAATTGCAGCTGTGTTCCACCTGATTAATCACGCAACCTTTAAAGGAAGCCTGTTTATGATGGCGGGTATTGTGGATCATGAAACAGGGACCCGCGATATCAGAAAGCTTGGCGGACTTGTGAATCTGATGCCGATTACATTTACGATTGCAATTATCGGATCGTTCTCGATGGCAGGTCTTCCTCCGTTTAACGGATTCCTGAGTAAGGAGATGTTCCTGACAGGAATGATTTCTGTATTTGAACTCGATCTGTTTAACCTGAATACTTGGGGTATTTTATTCCCTGTACTTGCATGGATTGCAAGTGTATTCACATTCATTTACAGTATCAAGCTTGTATTCAAAACATTCCTTGGGAAGCCTCAGTTTGACAAGCTTCCTAAAAAGCCGCATGAAGCACCAATTGGTATGTTAATCTCACCTCTTGTGCTTGTAGCCCTGGTAATTATTTTCGGATTCTTCCCGAATCTGCTTGCAAACAGTATGATCAAGCCGGCAGTTGAATCGATTCTGCCAAGTCTGACTGATGCAGGCCAGGAAGTGTATGTAAATATTTACTTCTGGCACGGATTCCAGCCTGAGCTATTTATGACACTCGGCATTATTCTGACAGGTACGCTGATGTATGCCACGCTCGCTAAATGGCAGGGTATTTACAACCGGATCCCTGAAAGATTTACAATTAACGGCGTGTATGACCGTGGAATCGACAGAAGTGAATCAGGCAGCTTTAAGCTGAATGAATTTGTCATGACCGGTTATATGAGGTCATATCTGATCTATATTTTCGCCTTCTTTGTAGCGATTCTGTTATCTACTCTCGGTATCCGTGATGCATTTGCAGTGGATACATCAAATCTTGCAGAGATCAGAATCTATGAAGTTGCACTTGCACTCGTACTCGTTGCCGGTGCAATTACGATCCTTTTTGCAAAATCAAGACTGACATCGATTGTTTTACTTGGCGTTGTCGGTTATTCAGTTGCCCTGTTCTTCGTATTCTTCAGAGCACCTGACCTGGCATTAACACAGCTTGTTATTGAGACAGTATCTGTTGCATTGTTCCTGCTGTGCTTCTATCACCTGCCTGAGATCAGCAGAAAAGAAGAACGGATGAAGTTTAAGTTTGGCAATGCAGTAATTTCGGTTCTGGTTGGTGTAACTGTGACGCTGATTGCTATTGCTTCATTCAGTAACCACCAGGCATTTGAATCGATTTCACAGTATCACATTGATAATGTATACGACCTCGCTGCAGGCGGTAATATGGTTAACGTTATTCTAGTTGATTTCCGTGGCTTTGATACATTATTTGAAATTTGTGTACTTGGAATTGCAGCACTTGGGATTTATGCAATGGTTAACTTCCGTGGAGCAAGGGGGCAAAAGAGATGA
- a CDS encoding DUF5366 family protein: MKNTYLTGYLPLFSILMFSLSFSVYGVGVLTELFRGIGIYAGMREFLSDLELKIFILIVLMIIFFMIFAALKLIAETINEVSLLFFSRDKEGEALTRVRSGSLIYFFGSLVTIVSLSSIKGLLIIFVVTSFIYFVYFVVKVSTTLSAGGTVGVILFEITVWSALVSAVLYVVIRLYNGLLASLPILEQVPS, encoded by the coding sequence ATGAAAAATACATATTTAACAGGATATCTTCCTTTATTTTCAATTTTAATGTTCAGCTTATCTTTTTCAGTGTATGGAGTAGGGGTGCTGACTGAGTTATTCAGAGGCATCGGCATTTACGCAGGTATGCGGGAGTTTTTATCTGATCTTGAATTAAAGATCTTTATTTTAATCGTATTAATGATTATCTTCTTTATGATTTTTGCCGCTTTAAAGCTGATTGCTGAAACAATTAATGAAGTCTCTTTGCTTTTCTTCTCAAGGGATAAAGAGGGGGAGGCGCTGACCCGCGTCAGGTCGGGCTCGCTGATTTATTTCTTCGGCTCACTTGTCACGATTGTGAGTCTTTCTTCTATCAAAGGACTGCTGATTATTTTTGTCGTTACATCATTTATTTATTTTGTGTACTTTGTAGTGAAAGTGAGCACGACACTTTCGGCCGGTGGAACGGTTGGGGTGATTCTGTTTGAAATTACGGTCTGGTCTGCTTTAGTTTCCGCTGTTTTGTATGTAGTGATCAGACTGTACAACGGACTGCTAGCGAGTCTGCCGATTTTGGAGCAGGTTCCTTCATGA
- a CDS encoding transglycosylase domain-containing protein, with translation MRMTLGFTGVLLMIPLCIFLWVQMDKEISTQAAFQEAVSEKVNVENIHTDETSFLLDKDGNRFAQGSSGVRLYASDEEIPQFLKDVTVYSEDQNFYDHIGFDAGAIIRAVVKNLVFTHIQQGGSTITQQLARNLYLTQEKTYNRKMTELFYANELEKKLSKDEILSAYLNIIYYSNGVYGIKGASVYYFDKELNELTKAEMAFLAAIPNNPSKYDPINNFDQAKERQERLLDILVLEDMMDPEEAEALKAEPITMQQYENTDLYPDYAVYVEYELKQLIAEKEGFKDRLNRAEKASVKEQISQELDQRTNEVLGSGIMIHTALDPDLQQKTVAAVNQNLPYEGVQGAAVLIDNVSREIVGLSGGTDYQKYNFNRAYQAVRQPGSAIKPLLVYAPYIDTFQPFLSQTVNADSFCIDNYCPENYGGVEYGDVSISRAFLLSLNTPAARLMNETGIELSFNYLNAFDFDFLEPGDQTLAAASGGFTYGMSPLELTDAYTSFIDGSYTPAHAIRMVTDTSGNVLYEWEDKQIPVWSPQTTTKMRALLNTAAISGTGSPAYLNKPYIGIKTGTTNEWADYWTVGLTDRYTGGVWVGHDLPENMRSIETDRPAHLIWKDMMR, from the coding sequence ATGCGAATGACACTGGGTTTTACAGGTGTATTGCTGATGATCCCGCTTTGCATTTTTCTATGGGTTCAAATGGATAAGGAAATAAGTACGCAGGCGGCTTTTCAAGAGGCTGTATCTGAAAAAGTGAATGTGGAAAATATTCATACTGATGAGACAAGCTTTTTACTCGATAAAGATGGAAACCGTTTTGCACAGGGCAGCTCCGGTGTCAGGCTGTATGCATCTGATGAGGAAATTCCCCAATTTTTAAAGGATGTAACGGTATACTCTGAGGATCAGAATTTTTACGATCACATCGGATTTGACGCGGGTGCGATTATCCGTGCTGTGGTGAAAAACCTTGTGTTTACTCACATTCAGCAGGGCGGGAGTACGATTACCCAGCAGCTCGCAAGAAACCTTTATTTAACGCAGGAAAAAACCTATAACCGGAAAATGACAGAGCTTTTTTATGCGAATGAACTGGAGAAAAAGCTCTCTAAAGATGAAATCCTGTCAGCTTATCTGAATATTATTTATTACAGTAATGGCGTCTACGGGATTAAAGGTGCTTCAGTCTACTATTTTGATAAAGAGCTGAATGAGCTGACAAAAGCTGAAATGGCTTTTCTTGCAGCGATTCCAAATAACCCTTCAAAGTATGATCCAATCAACAATTTTGACCAGGCCAAGGAACGTCAGGAAAGACTGCTCGATATTCTTGTGCTTGAGGACATGATGGATCCTGAAGAAGCTGAAGCGTTGAAGGCTGAACCAATTACGATGCAGCAATATGAAAATACTGACCTTTATCCTGATTACGCAGTCTATGTGGAGTATGAATTGAAGCAGCTGATTGCTGAAAAGGAAGGGTTTAAAGACAGATTAAACCGCGCAGAGAAAGCTTCTGTAAAAGAGCAGATCAGTCAGGAACTTGATCAGCGGACAAATGAAGTACTTGGCTCAGGTATTATGATTCATACAGCACTGGACCCTGACCTCCAGCAAAAGACGGTTGCAGCAGTCAATCAGAATCTGCCATATGAAGGTGTTCAGGGAGCAGCAGTTCTGATTGATAATGTTTCCCGGGAAATTGTCGGGCTGTCAGGCGGCACAGATTATCAGAAGTACAATTTTAACCGTGCTTATCAGGCTGTGCGCCAGCCAGGATCGGCAATTAAACCTTTGCTTGTGTATGCACCATATATTGATACATTTCAGCCGTTTTTAAGCCAGACAGTAAATGCGGACAGTTTCTGCATCGACAACTACTGTCCTGAAAATTATGGCGGCGTTGAATATGGTGATGTTTCGATATCAAGAGCCTTTCTCTTGTCTCTGAATACACCTGCTGCACGTTTAATGAATGAAACCGGGATTGAACTTTCCTTTAACTATTTAAATGCGTTTGATTTTGACTTTCTCGAGCCGGGTGACCAAACACTGGCAGCTGCTTCAGGCGGCTTTACTTATGGGATGTCACCGCTTGAGCTGACAGACGCTTATACAAGTTTTATAGACGGGAGTTACACGCCCGCTCATGCGATCCGCATGGTAACGGATACATCAGGAAACGTGCTTTATGAATGGGAAGACAAACAAATTCCTGTCTGGTCTCCACAAACGACGACAAAAATGAGAGCGCTGCTGAACACTGCAGCCATTTCAGGAACCGGCAGCCCTGCTTATCTGAACAAGCCGTATATCGGTATTAAAACAGGTACAACAAATGAATGGGCTGACTACTGGACAGTCGGCTTAACAGACCGTTATACAGGCGGCGTATGGGTCGGACATGATCTCCCTGAGAATATGCGGAGCATCGAAACAGACCGCCCCGCTCATTTGATCTGGAAAGATATGATGCGGTAA
- a CDS encoding MFS transporter translates to MIMWVANFLVAASATMVLPFLSLYIETMGNFSPEYVQKWSGLVFGVTFLTAFFVSPIWGRFGDRFGYKLILMITGYGIAFSIFLMGFIDSVFGLFILRLFMGVVTGFIPTSLALISSQTPKQIAGRTLGTLQMGTVTGGLFGPILGGLMADAFGFSYTFIITAIVISIAATVVMFGITEKKKSADKKNEKTYTRKEVFKHIVSQRMLLTVMVLSFLVQMANFSIQPLLALYVDGLTSAANIAFLSGLAFSATGFGNLIATRGWGRLGDAIGYTKVLTILLVLSAAFIIPQALVTELWQLIILRFLFGMAIGGIIPSVTAFIRHAAPVSMQGEVLGYNQSFRFLGNVAGPAFGGLLSGYIGISSVFYVTGFLFLSAFGLLWWSRRQVLLEN, encoded by the coding sequence ATGATTATGTGGGTCGCTAACTTTTTAGTTGCTGCGAGTGCCACAATGGTTTTACCTTTTCTATCTCTTTATATTGAAACAATGGGCAACTTTTCTCCTGAATATGTTCAGAAATGGTCCGGACTTGTATTTGGCGTCACGTTTCTGACTGCATTTTTCGTCTCACCGATCTGGGGCAGATTTGGTGACCGCTTTGGCTATAAACTGATTTTAATGATTACCGGATACGGGATTGCCTTCAGTATTTTTCTGATGGGCTTTATTGATTCAGTGTTTGGCTTATTCATTTTAAGGCTGTTTATGGGTGTGGTAACCGGATTTATTCCAACCTCCCTTGCTTTAATTTCCTCTCAGACACCCAAACAGATCGCGGGAAGAACACTCGGAACGCTGCAAATGGGTACTGTCACAGGCGGCTTATTCGGTCCGATTTTAGGCGGGCTCATGGCGGATGCCTTTGGATTCAGCTATACATTTATTATTACAGCAATCGTCATTTCAATTGCTGCAACAGTTGTCATGTTCGGAATTACAGAAAAGAAGAAATCGGCCGATAAAAAGAATGAGAAAACTTATACGAGAAAAGAAGTCTTCAAACACATTGTCAGCCAGCGCATGCTGCTCACTGTGATGGTCTTGTCGTTTCTTGTACAAATGGCGAATTTCAGTATTCAACCGCTCCTCGCACTGTATGTAGACGGTCTGACAAGTGCTGCTAACATTGCCTTTTTATCAGGACTCGCCTTTTCTGCTACCGGGTTCGGCAATTTAATTGCCACGCGCGGCTGGGGCAGGCTTGGTGATGCGATCGGGTATACCAAAGTGCTGACCATTCTGCTTGTATTATCTGCAGCTTTCATTATCCCGCAGGCGCTGGTCACTGAGCTTTGGCAGCTGATTATTTTAAGGTTTTTATTCGGTATGGCAATCGGCGGCATTATCCCGAGTGTGACCGCATTTATCAGACATGCAGCCCCTGTTTCCATGCAGGGTGAAGTACTCGGGTACAATCAGAGCTTCAGATTTCTCGGTAATGTTGCAGGACCGGCATTCGGCGGACTGTTGTCAGGCTATATCGGAATTTCTTCCGTATTCTATGTGACAGGATTTTTATTTCTGAGCGCATTTGGACTGTTATGGTGGAGCCGGCGTCAGGTTTTGCTTGAAAATTAA
- the kapD gene encoding 3'-5' exonuclease KapD, producing the protein MNEVTIFIDFEFSMPEGRGQKGFFPEIIEVGLLAVQGGRQEQFSSYVKPRVFKRLSRRCKNFLNISQQQVDSGIPLQSLVAKLSEYNEAGPCKVVTWGNMDMKVLKQNCQIAKLQFPFSGEFVDLSMEYKRFFGDRNQTGLWKAVQEYGKDGTGKHHKALDDAMTTYHIYQLVEKDKKYLNRSESTTIGDRVDFSALREFLAQ; encoded by the coding sequence ATGAATGAAGTAACCATATTTATAGATTTCGAATTCTCTATGCCTGAGGGAAGAGGACAAAAAGGTTTCTTTCCTGAAATTATTGAGGTCGGTCTGCTTGCGGTACAGGGCGGCAGACAGGAGCAGTTTTCAAGCTATGTAAAGCCGCGTGTCTTCAAGCGGCTGTCGCGAAGATGTAAAAACTTTTTAAATATCAGCCAGCAGCAGGTGGATAGCGGGATCCCGCTACAATCACTTGTTGCAAAATTGTCTGAGTATAACGAGGCAGGCCCCTGTAAGGTCGTGACGTGGGGGAACATGGATATGAAAGTACTGAAGCAAAACTGCCAGATTGCCAAGCTTCAATTTCCATTCTCAGGTGAGTTTGTGGATCTGTCGATGGAATACAAACGCTTTTTTGGAGACCGCAACCAGACAGGACTCTGGAAAGCAGTGCAGGAATACGGCAAAGATGGAACAGGCAAGCATCATAAAGCACTTGATGATGCGATGACAACTTATCATATTTACCAGCTGGTTGAAAAAGACAAAAAGTATCTGAACCGGTCAGAATCCACAACGATTGGTGACCGCGTCGATTTTTCTGCGCTGAGGGAATTCCTCGCGCAATAA
- a CDS encoding kinase-associated lipoprotein B: MNLVKAFYKTGAYVGEVDQVHTEHQVIRIKSVIKHPEQGDLHNPKQVDVPFFHERKALALNERANIPSSMVKPFDGELTDYNESLIQSVQKLEEKLKAEDSPYNQKCLEALQGVKREYELMYNLTF; encoded by the coding sequence ATGAACCTGGTTAAAGCTTTTTATAAAACTGGAGCATATGTTGGAGAGGTCGATCAAGTACATACTGAGCATCAGGTCATCAGAATTAAAAGCGTGATTAAGCATCCAGAACAGGGAGATCTGCATAACCCGAAGCAGGTGGATGTTCCTTTTTTCCATGAGCGGAAAGCGCTGGCACTGAATGAACGTGCAAACATCCCATCTTCAATGGTGAAGCCGTTTGACGGGGAGTTAACAGATTACAATGAAAGTCTGATTCAGTCTGTTCAAAAACTTGAAGAAAAGCTGAAGGCAGAAGATTCACCTTATAACCAGAAGTGTCTTGAAGCGCTGCAGGGTGTAAAGCGTGAATATGAATTAATGTATAACTTAACCTTTTAA
- a CDS encoding peptidylprolyl isomerase gives MKIKALLPLSLLLILSACGGADEESTADTESTEPEYTVVEGYPQTNPEAAENEPVATMETSEGTIKIKLFPDQAPKAVENFMTHSEDGYYDGLTFHRVIEGFMIQGGDPEGTGAGGESIYGEPFEDEFNESLINMRGALSMANSGPNTNGSQFFIVQADSVAEDMIGQMEDAEFPQEIIDIYAERGGTPWLDNRHTVFGQVIEGMDVVDQIAAAEVVNDVPEEEIVIESITIEE, from the coding sequence ATGAAAATAAAAGCACTATTACCATTATCTCTTTTACTTATATTATCAGCCTGTGGCGGAGCAGATGAAGAAAGTACTGCTGACACTGAAAGCACTGAACCGGAATATACAGTTGTGGAAGGCTATCCTCAGACAAACCCTGAGGCTGCTGAAAATGAACCGGTTGCCACAATGGAAACATCTGAAGGAACCATTAAAATTAAGCTATTTCCTGACCAGGCGCCTAAAGCAGTTGAAAACTTTATGACTCACTCAGAAGACGGCTATTATGACGGGCTGACTTTTCACCGTGTGATTGAAGGCTTTATGATTCAGGGAGGAGATCCTGAAGGCACCGGTGCCGGTGGTGAAAGTATATACGGGGAGCCATTTGAAGATGAATTTAATGAGTCACTGATCAATATGAGAGGTGCTCTCTCAATGGCCAACTCAGGACCGAATACAAACGGCAGTCAGTTTTTTATTGTACAGGCAGACTCAGTCGCTGAAGACATGATCGGACAGATGGAAGATGCTGAATTTCCGCAGGAAATCATCGATATTTACGCAGAGCGTGGCGGAACACCGTGGCTTGATAACCGCCATACTGTATTCGGACAGGTCATTGAAGGAATGGACGTAGTAGATCAAATTGCTGCAGCTGAAGTCGTAAACGATGTGCCGGAAGAAGAAATTGTGATTGAATCCATTACGATTGAAGAGTAG
- a CDS encoding MalY/PatB family protein produces MSIFDTELKRKGTYSVKWDMMKDVFGTDDLLPMWVADMDFLPPDAVINAMKKRMEEPPFGYTFVPPETARIISRWLEKRHGWKTSPAWYMYSPGVVPSIATAVRALTDKGDQVLTMTPAYPPFFSMVEQNERKLVLTQLIENNNRYEIDWDDLAEKLKDVKMFLLCSPHNPSGRIWTKEELKKIADMCKQENVYLVSDEIHSDLVYRHAKHVPAALAAENDSHIITFVAPSKTFNLAGMQASAVIASDEEVRKKLQEDQGKQGFFTLSTFGITAMESAYSEGEEWLEQLIDYLEGNLEIVRKGLEDIDGLHLMEPDSTYLLWIDAREKGLSEDKMKEALYQKAKLGVDTGEKYGKGGEGFIRMNIASPRAMVEEGMARLKKAFE; encoded by the coding sequence ATGAGTATATTTGATACAGAATTAAAGCGTAAGGGAACGTATTCTGTTAAATGGGATATGATGAAAGATGTGTTTGGAACAGATGACCTGCTGCCGATGTGGGTAGCTGATATGGACTTTCTGCCGCCGGACGCAGTCATAAACGCGATGAAAAAACGGATGGAAGAACCACCGTTTGGCTATACATTTGTACCGCCTGAAACAGCAAGAATCATTTCAAGATGGCTCGAAAAACGTCACGGATGGAAAACGAGCCCAGCCTGGTATATGTACTCACCAGGCGTCGTCCCTTCAATTGCAACAGCTGTCAGAGCGCTAACTGATAAAGGGGATCAGGTACTTACGATGACACCTGCCTATCCGCCTTTTTTCAGCATGGTTGAGCAAAATGAACGCAAGCTGGTGCTGACGCAGCTGATTGAAAACAATAACCGCTATGAAATTGACTGGGATGACCTTGCCGAAAAACTGAAAGACGTAAAAATGTTTCTTCTCTGCAGTCCGCATAATCCGTCGGGGAGAATCTGGACAAAGGAAGAATTAAAAAAAATTGCTGATATGTGTAAACAGGAGAATGTATATCTCGTATCTGATGAAATCCATTCAGACCTTGTTTACCGCCACGCAAAGCACGTTCCTGCAGCCCTGGCAGCTGAGAACGACAGCCATATCATTACGTTTGTCGCACCTTCAAAAACGTTTAACCTAGCAGGCATGCAGGCTTCTGCAGTCATCGCGTCAGATGAGGAAGTTCGTAAAAAACTGCAGGAGGATCAGGGTAAACAGGGGTTCTTCACCCTCTCCACTTTTGGCATTACCGCGATGGAATCAGCGTATTCAGAAGGTGAAGAATGGCTGGAGCAGCTGATTGACTACCTCGAAGGAAACCTTGAAATTGTAAGAAAAGGCCTTGAGGATATTGACGGTCTGCACCTGATGGAACCTGACAGCACGTATTTACTATGGATCGATGCACGCGAAAAAGGATTAAGTGAAGATAAAATGAAAGAAGCACTTTACCAAAAAGCAAAGCTCGGCGTTGATACCGGTGAAAAATACGGTAAAGGCGGAGAAGGCTTTATCCGCATGAATATTGCGTCACCGCGTGCGATGGTAGAGGAAGGTATGGCTAGATTGAAGAAGGCTTTTGAGTAG
- a CDS encoding DUF1871 family protein: MNIDMNEMNLKLVMILQEWDPFDIGEEGYDGEIAEVIDAVHALHHPSDLAKKIQAIYEQTFEKWIPLQECTKVSYKLLAVKMNTGEI, translated from the coding sequence ATGAATATAGATATGAATGAAATGAATTTAAAGCTTGTTATGATCCTGCAGGAGTGGGACCCTTTTGATATAGGAGAAGAAGGGTATGATGGGGAGATTGCAGAAGTGATAGACGCTGTACACGCGCTTCATCATCCGAGTGATCTGGCAAAGAAGATACAGGCAATCTACGAGCAGACATTTGAAAAGTGGATTCCACTTCAGGAGTGCACTAAAGTGTCATATAAACTGCTTGCAGTAAAAATGAATACAGGTGAAATATAG
- a CDS encoding sodium-dependent transporter, giving the protein MKSQQWSSKIGFILAAAGSAIGLGAIWKFPYMAGSNGGSIFLLFFILFTVLIAGPILLAEFVIGRRGKSDAISTYRKLAPSSAWPFVGYLGTVVAIIILSFYSVAGGWILSYLYRSVTGSLMGLSQEEYGGLFETIISNPVEVLLAQAIFMIMTIAVVQTGIQNGIERASKIMMPALLVMFIILAIRSLTLDGASEGLAYLFIPDWSYMTSETMLLALGQSFFALSVGVSVMVTYASYLKDDENLGRSMGSVAILNIVISLLAGIVIFPAVFAFGFEPGEGPGLVFVVLPAVFNELAFGGLFMFVFLVLLLFATLTSAFSILEIVTASLSRGRPEKRKKYAWISGILIFIVGLPSALSFGVLTDVTINGLLIFDFADYVANNFGLPLGALLISLFVGYKLKKEDVFGELEKGANGHALWMHVWYFLIKVLAPLAIIAIFLQSLEII; this is encoded by the coding sequence ATGAAGTCACAGCAATGGTCGTCAAAGATCGGATTTATACTGGCAGCTGCCGGTTCAGCAATTGGTCTTGGGGCGATCTGGAAGTTTCCGTATATGGCGGGATCAAATGGCGGGAGTATTTTTCTGCTGTTTTTTATATTATTTACAGTGTTAATTGCAGGACCGATCCTGCTGGCTGAATTTGTGATCGGAAGGCGTGGGAAGTCCGATGCAATCTCCACGTACAGAAAGCTTGCTCCTTCAAGCGCATGGCCGTTTGTCGGGTATTTAGGTACAGTCGTAGCAATTATTATTCTTTCATTCTACAGCGTTGCAGGCGGATGGATTTTATCTTACCTTTACCGCAGTGTGACCGGAAGTTTGATGGGATTGTCCCAGGAAGAGTACGGCGGATTATTTGAAACCATTATTTCAAATCCGGTTGAAGTGCTCCTTGCTCAGGCAATCTTTATGATCATGACAATCGCGGTTGTTCAGACCGGAATTCAAAACGGGATCGAACGCGCCAGTAAAATTATGATGCCTGCACTGCTTGTGATGTTTATCATCCTTGCGATCAGATCACTGACACTTGACGGTGCATCAGAAGGACTTGCTTACTTATTCATTCCTGACTGGAGCTATATGACAAGTGAAACAATGCTGCTTGCACTCGGTCAGTCATTTTTCGCACTGAGTGTAGGGGTATCCGTTATGGTTACCTATGCTTCATATCTGAAGGATGATGAAAATCTCGGCAGATCAATGGGATCAGTTGCGATTTTAAATATTGTGATCTCACTTCTTGCCGGTATCGTGATTTTCCCAGCGGTGTTTGCTTTCGGCTTTGAGCCGGGTGAAGGTCCGGGGCTTGTATTTGTCGTACTGCCTGCTGTATTTAATGAACTGGCATTCGGCGGACTGTTCATGTTTGTCTTCCTTGTCCTGCTGCTGTTTGCCACGTTAACATCAGCCTTTTCAATTCTCGAAATTGTGACAGCCTCCCTTTCAAGAGGGCGTCCTGAAAAACGTAAAAAATACGCATGGATCTCAGGTATTCTGATTTTCATCGTCGGTCTTCCAAGTGCATTGTCATTTGGCGTTCTGACAGATGTGACAATTAACGGATTATTGATTTTCGACTTCGCAGATTATGTTGCGAACAATTTCGGATTACCGCTTGGAGCGTTGCTGATCAGCCTATTTGTAGGCTATAAGCTGAAAAAAGAAGACGTGTTCGGGGAACTCGAAAAAGGGGCAAACGGACATGCTTTATGGATGCACGTATGGTACTTCCTGATTAAAGTACTTGCACCACTTGCAATTATTGCAATCTTTTTACAGTCGCTTGAGATTATCTGA